One window from the genome of Rufibacter tibetensis encodes:
- a CDS encoding aminotransferase class V-fold PLP-dependent enzyme: MLNFYPGPSQVYPEVRDYLTLAYDEGMLSIPHRGERFVQMMRDLVGLMRTKLNIPQDYYIYFTSSATECWEILTQSLTPHKSLHLYNGAFGEKWYQYAKRLRPDSYGQSFGLEDVLDAPNLPVEDDTDLICVTQTETSNGTQVSMNTLLKLQNQFKDPLLAVDATSSMAGANLKFIRADIWFASVQKCFGLPSGMGVLVCSPRTIQRAKTLNDRKHYNSLLFLHEKMLNYQTAFTPNVLNLFLLKKVLEQRPIIKNIDQHLSQRAHDLYTFLDELTEVHLLVENPEVRSPTVIAVKGTDRWVQEAKRLATAQNITLGNGYGQWAKNTFRIANFPAISDAEYDVLRHFISSHYH, from the coding sequence ATGCTCAATTTCTATCCGGGTCCGTCTCAGGTTTACCCCGAGGTTCGGGATTACCTGACCTTGGCGTATGATGAAGGAATGCTCAGTATTCCGCACCGCGGAGAGCGTTTCGTTCAGATGATGCGGGACCTGGTAGGCCTGATGCGAACCAAACTCAACATTCCGCAGGACTACTACATTTACTTCACCTCTTCTGCTACGGAGTGCTGGGAGATACTGACCCAGAGCCTGACCCCGCACAAAAGCCTGCACCTGTACAATGGCGCGTTTGGGGAGAAATGGTACCAGTATGCGAAACGGCTTCGGCCGGATTCTTACGGACAGTCTTTTGGGTTGGAGGACGTACTGGATGCCCCTAACCTTCCGGTGGAGGATGATACTGACCTGATTTGCGTAACCCAGACCGAGACCTCTAATGGAACGCAGGTGAGCATGAACACGCTCCTGAAACTGCAGAACCAGTTCAAGGACCCCTTGTTAGCGGTTGACGCTACGTCCAGCATGGCAGGCGCCAACCTGAAATTCATAAGAGCCGATATCTGGTTTGCCTCGGTGCAGAAGTGTTTTGGGCTGCCGTCTGGGATGGGCGTGTTGGTTTGTTCACCGCGCACCATTCAGCGGGCCAAAACCCTTAACGACCGGAAGCACTACAACAGCCTGTTGTTCCTGCACGAGAAAATGCTCAATTACCAGACGGCCTTCACTCCCAACGTGCTCAATCTGTTCCTGCTTAAGAAAGTGCTGGAACAGCGTCCCATTATCAAGAACATTGACCAGCATCTGTCGCAAAGGGCGCATGACCTGTACACGTTTCTTGATGAACTCACGGAGGTACACCTGTTGGTAGAGAACCCCGAGGTGCGTTCCCCAACCGTCATCGCCGTGAAAGGAACCGACCGTTGGGTGCAGGAAGCCAAGCGTTTAGCCACCGCCCAAAACATCACCCTGGGCAACGGCTACGGGCAATGGGCCAAGAACACCTTCCGGATAGCCAATTTCCCCGCCATCTCAGATGCTGAATATGATGTGCTCCGGCATTTCATATCTAGCCATTATCACTAA
- a CDS encoding MarC family protein: MVQFSFKEIVSVSLILFAIIDILGSIPIIIDLRRREGIIQSEKATLVAGVLMIVFLFLGDGILRLFGIDFASFALAGAIIIFLMGMEMVLGIHLFHSNPAVKTGSIVPLAFPLIVGAGTMTTLLSLRAAYALPNVLVGILLNLVFVYIVLKSSNWLERKLGQNGTEVLRKVFGVILLAIAIKLFKTHVSI, encoded by the coding sequence ATGGTTCAATTCAGCTTCAAAGAGATCGTTTCCGTCAGCCTAATCCTGTTCGCTATCATTGATATTCTGGGATCTATTCCGATTATCATTGACCTGCGGCGGCGCGAAGGAATCATCCAGTCTGAGAAAGCGACCTTAGTGGCCGGAGTGCTCATGATTGTGTTCCTGTTCCTGGGCGATGGTATTCTGCGGCTCTTCGGGATTGATTTTGCTTCTTTTGCTTTAGCGGGCGCCATCATCATTTTCCTGATGGGAATGGAAATGGTTTTGGGCATTCACCTGTTCCATTCCAACCCTGCGGTGAAGACCGGCTCTATTGTGCCCCTGGCTTTCCCCCTGATTGTAGGCGCCGGTACCATGACAACGCTTCTTTCTTTACGGGCTGCCTACGCCCTGCCTAACGTATTGGTGGGCATTCTGCTGAATCTGGTGTTTGTCTACATTGTCCTGAAAAGCTCTAACTGGCTGGAGCGCAAGCTGGGCCAAAACGGCACCGAGGTACTGCGGAAAGTGTTTGGGGTAATTCTGCTGGCCATTGCCATTAAGCTTTTCAAGACACACGTCAGTATCTAA
- a CDS encoding S8 family serine peptidase, which translates to MKHSLPSMARLFICANLLLFNLNIVQGQSLANKETHKADQALRALSTIPAAVKSATRARSASTLQVLQHVKTMDGYVAIDAYSNEADGNVLLEQLQRLGLKNGTFHKRVVSGFFPIDRIEKLEGINNLNHASPAYTPQRKVGEVSSQGDVSLKADLAAAKYGVTGLGSKIGVISDSYGSIGGGVAAGVASGDLPADVQVLADVPGGTDEGRAMAEIIHDVAPGAKIAFHTSSPGQAAFANGILGLASAGCNIVVDDVIYLAEPMFQDGIIAQAVDEVAKRNVTYFSAAGNQARKSYQAPFKNTGLVIPGWGVAHDFGGGDTRQSISIPARSSIQLMVQWSDDFFSTSGGEGAKTDMDVLVYFNNTLFANSSQGNIGRDPWETIAISNTGASAVTIEIALVKFEGPDPQMIKWIDFGSAVPLEHITNSSTIYGHANAQGAIAVGAAAWFNTPQFNPSLSRPVINGFSSGGGTPVFISTTGQEAAFTNQRIRRKPELVGPDGGNTTFFGADTSLDPDTFPNFFGTSAAAPHVAAVAALMQEKQKGKMSPGAVLDKLISTAIDMDNPYSEGFSEGFDSSTGWGFVQADKAVEASSTKANQTLTFFDIPDRSILDPRVIRLEAYTTSNLPVEFMVLQGPATVSGDLLTITGRGVIRIKAMQWGNPEFNPAAEVIQEMVVKGVAQAITFSPLANITYGAGPIPLVATSSSGLPVQFRLVSGSGTITDNMLTVTGTGTLTVMATQQGNAVYEAATPITQSFTVSKATQTISFADIPDMMLTSTPIALEATATSGLPIHYTVLQGPATVSGNMLTLKGTGKVRIKAAQYGNGLYMGAPEVVQEFEVYQPLASLKTTTLAGVGPAGQGSFVQVGAYPNPFMDRTAIEFGASESGELVVEVWSPAGTLVNSLYKGPVTAGRAYSFEFDAAGRTSGVYICRFTFNGQTEYKRLVLVK; encoded by the coding sequence ATGAAACACTCTTTACCCAGTATGGCTCGGCTCTTCATCTGCGCTAACCTTTTATTATTTAATCTCAATATAGTACAAGGGCAGAGTTTGGCTAACAAGGAAACTCATAAAGCAGATCAGGCACTACGCGCTTTATCTACTATCCCAGCTGCTGTTAAATCGGCTACAAGAGCAAGAAGTGCTTCTACCCTGCAGGTGCTTCAGCACGTTAAAACCATGGACGGATACGTGGCTATTGATGCCTATTCTAATGAGGCAGATGGCAACGTTTTGTTAGAGCAGCTTCAGCGGTTGGGGCTAAAAAATGGCACCTTTCATAAAAGGGTGGTCTCTGGTTTTTTTCCAATTGACCGGATTGAAAAACTGGAAGGAATCAACAATCTGAACCATGCTTCACCAGCTTACACTCCCCAAAGAAAAGTAGGTGAGGTGTCTTCACAGGGAGATGTTTCACTTAAAGCAGACTTGGCGGCGGCTAAATATGGGGTAACGGGGCTGGGCTCTAAGATAGGGGTCATCTCTGATTCCTATGGTTCTATAGGGGGCGGGGTTGCCGCTGGGGTGGCCTCTGGAGACCTTCCCGCCGATGTTCAGGTTTTAGCAGATGTGCCGGGGGGAACAGATGAAGGCAGGGCCATGGCTGAAATCATTCATGATGTAGCACCAGGGGCAAAGATTGCTTTCCATACCTCCAGCCCTGGTCAGGCTGCTTTTGCCAATGGTATCTTGGGGTTGGCTTCTGCCGGATGCAATATTGTGGTAGATGATGTGATTTACCTGGCTGAGCCCATGTTTCAGGACGGAATCATTGCCCAGGCGGTAGATGAGGTTGCCAAGCGGAACGTGACGTATTTCAGTGCGGCAGGCAACCAGGCCAGAAAATCGTACCAAGCGCCTTTCAAGAATACCGGATTGGTGATTCCGGGCTGGGGAGTGGCTCATGACTTTGGTGGAGGTGACACCCGGCAATCTATCAGTATTCCGGCCAGAAGTTCTATCCAGCTTATGGTCCAGTGGTCAGACGACTTTTTTTCCACTAGCGGGGGAGAAGGTGCAAAGACTGACATGGACGTGCTGGTGTACTTTAATAATACGCTGTTTGCTAATTCCTCGCAGGGGAATATTGGTCGAGATCCCTGGGAAACCATTGCCATTTCAAACACTGGTGCTTCGGCAGTTACCATTGAGATCGCTTTGGTAAAGTTTGAAGGTCCAGACCCCCAGATGATTAAATGGATAGATTTTGGGTCTGCTGTTCCTCTGGAACACATCACTAACAGTTCCACCATCTATGGCCACGCCAACGCTCAGGGAGCGATTGCGGTAGGTGCCGCTGCTTGGTTTAATACTCCCCAGTTCAACCCAAGCCTGAGCAGACCAGTAATCAATGGTTTTTCTTCCGGCGGCGGAACCCCAGTGTTTATTTCAACCACAGGGCAAGAGGCAGCATTCACTAATCAGAGAATCAGAAGGAAACCCGAATTGGTAGGCCCGGACGGAGGAAATACCACCTTCTTTGGCGCCGATACCAGCCTTGACCCAGACACCTTTCCTAACTTCTTCGGGACGTCTGCAGCGGCCCCGCACGTGGCAGCAGTGGCAGCTTTGATGCAGGAAAAGCAAAAAGGTAAAATGTCTCCGGGTGCTGTCCTGGACAAGCTAATCTCTACCGCCATTGACATGGACAATCCTTATTCAGAGGGCTTTTCCGAAGGGTTTGACTCCAGCACGGGTTGGGGTTTCGTGCAGGCAGACAAGGCAGTAGAGGCTTCTTCCACCAAAGCCAATCAGACCCTTACCTTTTTTGACATCCCAGACCGAAGCATTTTAGACCCTCGGGTCATTAGATTGGAAGCGTATACTACTTCCAACCTTCCGGTGGAGTTCATGGTCTTGCAGGGGCCGGCTACGGTGAGTGGCGACCTTTTAACCATCACCGGGCGTGGAGTGATCAGAATCAAAGCCATGCAGTGGGGTAATCCTGAATTTAACCCGGCGGCAGAAGTAATCCAGGAAATGGTAGTAAAAGGGGTAGCGCAAGCCATTACTTTTTCGCCTCTGGCCAACATCACCTACGGAGCGGGGCCTATTCCCCTGGTAGCTACTTCCTCTTCAGGCTTGCCGGTGCAATTCAGATTAGTTTCTGGGTCGGGGACCATCACTGATAACATGCTCACAGTGACAGGAACCGGCACTTTAACGGTAATGGCTACCCAGCAGGGCAATGCTGTCTATGAAGCGGCCACACCTATAACGCAGTCCTTTACTGTGAGTAAGGCAACCCAGACCATCAGTTTTGCCGACATTCCAGACATGATGCTTACCAGTACCCCAATTGCTTTGGAGGCGACTGCTACCTCAGGCTTGCCTATTCATTACACAGTTCTACAGGGACCTGCCACTGTTTCAGGGAACATGCTAACTTTAAAAGGAACCGGAAAAGTAAGGATCAAAGCAGCCCAGTACGGAAATGGTCTTTATATGGGGGCTCCTGAAGTAGTTCAGGAATTTGAGGTGTACCAACCCCTTGCAAGTTTGAAAACCACTACTCTGGCAGGGGTAGGACCTGCCGGGCAAGGCAGCTTTGTGCAGGTAGGTGCTTATCCTAACCCTTTCATGGATAGAACAGCAATTGAATTCGGCGCCTCAGAAAGTGGCGAGTTGGTAGTAGAAGTATGGTCACCGGCAGGTACTTTGGTAAACAGCTTATACAAAGGACCGGTTACCGCTGGCAGAGCGTACAGCTTTGAGTTTGATGCCGCAGGTAGAACCAGTGGAGTGTACATCTGCCGGTTTACCTTTAACGGGCAAACAGAATACAAGCGGCTTGTTCTGGTAAAATAA
- the rnhA gene encoding ribonuclease HI codes for MIEVFTDGASRGNPGPGGYGVILRYGPHVKEISEGFRKTTNNRMELLAVIVALESITKPGIPVTIYSDSKYVVDAVEKKWVFGWEKKGFTGKANPDLWQRFLKIYRKHQVRFVWVRGHAGHAENERCDQLAVAAALQPNLPPDKGFEANPTAG; via the coding sequence TTGATAGAAGTATTTACCGATGGTGCCTCCAGGGGCAATCCTGGCCCAGGTGGTTACGGCGTTATTCTCCGGTACGGCCCTCACGTGAAGGAAATTAGCGAAGGTTTCCGGAAGACTACTAATAACCGTATGGAACTGCTGGCGGTCATCGTCGCTTTGGAGTCTATCACCAAACCGGGTATTCCAGTGACCATTTACTCGGACTCTAAGTACGTGGTAGATGCGGTAGAGAAAAAATGGGTTTTTGGCTGGGAAAAAAAAGGCTTCACCGGTAAGGCGAACCCAGATCTTTGGCAGCGTTTTCTGAAAATCTACCGAAAACACCAGGTGCGCTTTGTCTGGGTGCGGGGTCATGCCGGACATGCCGAAAACGAACGCTGCGACCAATTAGCCGTGGCGGCGGCCCTGCAACCCAACCTTCCGCCAGACAAAGGCTTTGAGGCAAACCCCACTGCTGGTTAA
- a CDS encoding tRNA1(Val) (adenine(37)-N6)-methyltransferase, translating into MPNSYFQFKQFLIRQDKCAMKVCTDSCVLGAAVNVAGAKRILDIGAGTGLLSLMVAQRAPEALIEAVEIDTAASEQAQENIAASPWANRIRLFPMSLQEFAQYQPAPYDIIISNPPFFQASLKSLDSAKNQAKHTETLSFTEIISFAQHFLSPDGKLHILLPTHEAKVFENEALQKGFFTNSILWLETTPQGKLLRAIHTYSRYAVSTTESTLAVREKDQTYTKAFQELLKEYYLIF; encoded by the coding sequence ATGCCCAATTCTTATTTCCAGTTCAAGCAGTTTCTGATCAGGCAGGACAAGTGCGCCATGAAAGTCTGCACAGACTCCTGCGTATTAGGCGCTGCCGTGAACGTAGCCGGTGCCAAACGGATTCTGGATATTGGTGCCGGAACCGGATTACTGAGTTTAATGGTGGCCCAACGCGCGCCGGAAGCATTGATTGAAGCGGTAGAAATTGACACTGCCGCCAGTGAGCAAGCACAAGAGAATATTGCGGCTAGTCCTTGGGCGAACCGCATCAGGTTGTTTCCCATGTCACTGCAGGAGTTTGCCCAATACCAACCTGCTCCTTATGATATAATCATCAGTAACCCACCTTTCTTCCAGGCTTCACTGAAATCACTTGATTCGGCAAAAAACCAAGCCAAACATACAGAGACCCTTTCCTTCACAGAAATCATCTCTTTTGCCCAACACTTCCTGTCTCCTGATGGAAAACTGCATATTCTGCTTCCTACGCATGAAGCCAAGGTGTTTGAGAATGAAGCCCTTCAAAAAGGCTTTTTCACCAATTCAATTCTTTGGCTGGAAACAACCCCTCAGGGTAAATTACTCCGCGCTATCCATACCTATTCACGTTACGCTGTATCTACTACTGAAAGCACATTAGCCGTGCGGGAAAAAGATCAAACTTACACCAAAGCATTCCAGGAACTGCTGAAAGAGTACTACCTGATCTTTTGA
- a CDS encoding S41 family peptidase produces the protein MQNPLRFFLLAIAICTLYILPAKAQKLTDQEKLYGLSSFWKEASYNFAYFDKIPTLNWESTYQAFVPQVLATKTDLEYYRTLQRFSALLQGGHTSIGLPQHLAQQLGFPAVEIKAIDRRAIVTNVSTTLKDKLPLGSEIIEIEGIPTQEYVTRNVFPYMTSSTDYVRWSKTIQVSLVGAKGTSVQVKIKSPKGQFSLVTLDRPDGKVEWVKSSPKLPPVEFKWLKNDMAHVAINTFGDKIIIDQFRKALPVLHKAKGLIIDLRYNGGGYSSLSQEIVKHLTEAPVIYGSVWKTQEHKASYKAWGVFVEKEDTTQWGKKPVPTCKEPSGM, from the coding sequence ATGCAAAACCCTCTACGTTTCTTTCTCCTGGCAATCGCAATTTGTACGCTATACATCCTTCCAGCCAAAGCCCAAAAACTTACTGACCAAGAGAAGCTGTATGGCCTCTCTAGTTTTTGGAAGGAAGCCAGCTACAACTTTGCCTACTTTGACAAGATTCCTACCCTTAATTGGGAGAGCACCTACCAGGCATTTGTACCCCAGGTTCTTGCTACTAAGACAGACCTGGAGTATTACCGTACTCTACAACGCTTTAGCGCCCTTTTGCAAGGCGGACATACCAGCATTGGATTACCCCAACACCTCGCTCAGCAGCTTGGCTTTCCAGCAGTTGAGATAAAGGCCATTGACCGTAGAGCCATTGTAACGAACGTCTCTACCACACTGAAAGACAAACTTCCTTTGGGCTCGGAGATCATTGAAATTGAAGGGATTCCTACGCAGGAATATGTCACAAGAAATGTATTCCCTTACATGACTTCCTCTACTGACTATGTAAGATGGAGCAAAACCATTCAAGTCTCCTTGGTGGGTGCCAAGGGAACTTCTGTTCAGGTAAAGATCAAATCACCGAAGGGCCAGTTTTCCCTGGTAACTTTAGACAGACCAGATGGAAAAGTGGAATGGGTAAAATCTTCGCCTAAACTGCCCCCGGTAGAGTTCAAGTGGCTGAAGAATGACATGGCCCATGTGGCTATCAACACTTTCGGCGATAAGATTATAATAGACCAATTCAGGAAAGCACTGCCAGTGTTGCATAAAGCCAAAGGCCTCATCATTGATCTTCGGTACAACGGCGGTGGCTACAGCAGTTTATCGCAGGAGATTGTGAAACACCTTACAGAAGCGCCTGTTATCTACGGATCTGTCTGGAAGACCCAGGAACACAAGGCTTCCTACAAAGCGTGGGGAGTGTTTGTGGAAAAAGAAGACACCACCCAATGGGGAAAGAAGCCCGTGCCTACCTGCAAGGAACCAAGTGGCATGTAG
- a CDS encoding S41 family peptidase — MACRRHHANKNDLTAPKIKAPIVVLTSYQTASAAEDFLIMLDNLNRATKVGQKTYGSTGQPLFFDLPGGGNARICTKRDTYPDGRELVGYGILPHVEVNPTVESFLKEEDILLEKGIMVLKDKIKAEARKTALR, encoded by the coding sequence GTGGCATGTAGGAGACACCATGCAAACAAAAACGACCTGACTGCGCCAAAAATCAAAGCTCCAATAGTCGTACTCACCAGCTACCAAACGGCTTCCGCGGCCGAAGATTTCCTGATTATGCTGGATAACCTGAACCGCGCTACCAAAGTAGGGCAGAAAACATACGGCAGCACCGGTCAGCCCTTGTTCTTTGATTTACCGGGAGGCGGTAATGCCCGGATCTGCACCAAACGTGATACCTATCCAGATGGCCGCGAGTTAGTGGGATATGGAATATTGCCACATGTAGAGGTAAACCCCACGGTAGAATCCTTCCTAAAAGAGGAAGATATACTACTGGAAAAAGGAATCATGGTGCTGAAAGACAAGATAAAAGCAGAAGCCAGAAAAACAGCACTGCGCTAA
- a CDS encoding saccharopine dehydrogenase family protein, producing the protein MNKILLLGAGRSATVLIDYLLSNATIHNWQLAIGDVSVEHLTQKLALYSQARAFVFDVQNEEQRRTEIGQAHVVISMLPALFHPLVAQTCLELGQHLVTASYVPSQIKEMHEEAKAKRLTFLMECGLDPGIDHMSAMRIIHQIQGQGGNITSFKSFTGGLMAPESENNPWHYKFTWNPRNVILAGQGTAKYKQDGAYKYIPYPQLFRRTETFLVEGFGYFDGYANRDSLGYVEPYGLQNIQTMLRGTLRRPGYCQAWHVLVQLGLTDDSYSLEDSAHMTYWELVESCLPTAPKQGMSLKEQVAAYVGLNPEAEEMQLIEWTGLFEEVPIGLDKATPAQALEKLLVPKWKLSPGDKDMIVMLHQFEYELNGAQKKLTSSLVVLGDDEVHTAMAKTVGLPVGIAVKHLLLGRLQTKGVVVPLQAELYQPILEELEQNGIRFVEKGE; encoded by the coding sequence ATGAACAAGATCCTGCTCCTGGGCGCTGGTCGCTCTGCCACTGTGCTTATTGACTATTTGCTGTCAAATGCCACCATTCATAATTGGCAACTGGCAATAGGGGACGTTTCAGTGGAGCATCTAACCCAGAAGCTGGCGCTGTATTCCCAGGCAAGAGCGTTCGTGTTTGATGTGCAAAATGAAGAGCAACGTAGGACAGAGATTGGCCAGGCCCATGTCGTGATTTCCATGCTTCCGGCTCTTTTTCACCCGTTGGTGGCGCAGACGTGTTTGGAGCTTGGACAACATTTGGTCACGGCCTCGTATGTTCCTTCGCAGATCAAGGAAATGCACGAGGAGGCGAAAGCTAAAAGGTTAACTTTTCTGATGGAGTGCGGGCTAGACCCCGGTATAGACCATATGTCTGCCATGCGCATCATACACCAAATACAAGGACAGGGTGGTAACATTACCTCTTTCAAATCCTTCACCGGCGGATTGATGGCACCGGAGTCTGAAAACAATCCGTGGCACTATAAGTTTACCTGGAACCCTCGTAATGTGATTTTGGCTGGTCAGGGCACTGCCAAATACAAGCAGGATGGTGCTTACAAATACATCCCGTACCCTCAATTGTTCAGACGCACCGAGACCTTTCTGGTGGAAGGCTTCGGGTACTTTGACGGCTATGCCAACCGTGATTCTTTGGGGTACGTGGAGCCTTACGGGTTACAGAACATCCAAACCATGCTACGCGGCACCCTGCGTAGACCGGGGTACTGCCAGGCGTGGCATGTGTTGGTGCAACTGGGCCTCACCGATGATTCTTACTCTCTGGAAGACTCTGCTCATATGACGTATTGGGAGCTGGTAGAAAGTTGCTTGCCCACTGCTCCAAAACAGGGAATGTCCTTGAAAGAGCAAGTGGCCGCTTACGTTGGCTTGAACCCAGAGGCAGAAGAGATGCAGTTGATAGAGTGGACCGGGTTGTTTGAGGAAGTTCCCATTGGGCTGGATAAAGCCACGCCTGCTCAAGCCTTAGAGAAATTATTAGTGCCTAAATGGAAGCTCAGCCCCGGTGACAAGGACATGATTGTGATGCTGCACCAATTTGAATATGAGTTGAACGGGGCGCAAAAGAAACTTACCTCTTCCCTTGTGGTGCTGGGAGATGATGAGGTACATACCGCTATGGCGAAAACGGTGGGCTTACCAGTGGGGATAGCCGTGAAGCACTTACTGCTGGGAAGGCTGCAAACCAAAGGAGTAGTGGTGCCTCTGCAAGCTGAACTTTATCAACCTATTTTGGAAGAACTGGAGCAAAATGGGATACGCTTTGTAGAAAAAGGAGAGTAG
- the cdd gene encoding cytidine deaminase — translation MIEQVQLNITYEVVSSVEELTPQERQVFLLAQEATNNAYAPYSNYLVGAALLLSDGSIHQGTNQENAAYPSGLCAERTLLFGVGSNYPDKKMEMMAVTVRRRHETHFLKACPCGACRQVMAEYQNRQNAPIKLLMQGEDGKVIRLQSVEDLLPFMFTKDQL, via the coding sequence ATGATAGAACAAGTACAACTCAACATTACCTATGAGGTAGTGTCTTCAGTAGAAGAATTAACCCCACAGGAACGGCAGGTTTTCCTCCTCGCCCAAGAAGCCACCAATAACGCATATGCTCCATACTCAAATTATCTGGTAGGTGCCGCTTTGCTTCTTTCAGATGGCAGCATTCACCAAGGTACAAACCAGGAAAACGCGGCCTACCCTTCTGGCCTGTGCGCAGAACGTACCCTGTTGTTTGGCGTAGGATCTAACTACCCAGATAAAAAGATGGAGATGATGGCCGTTACCGTTCGGCGGAGACATGAAACCCATTTCCTGAAGGCTTGTCCCTGCGGAGCCTGCCGGCAAGTGATGGCCGAATACCAGAACCGGCAGAATGCCCCTATCAAGCTGCTTATGCAGGGCGAAGACGGAAAAGTTATTCGCTTGCAATCAGTAGAAGATTTACTGCCCTTCATGTTCACGAAAGATCAACTGTAA
- a CDS encoding alpha/beta hydrolase, producing the protein MAALHRTIQVPRTAHLYQAGLLSTDTKHLWIVLHGYGQLARYFVRHFEGMADEQTAILAPEGLSRFYLEGFSGRVGATWMTKEERLHEISDYISYLNLVRETALQEAPNATLHVLGFSQGGATACRWLVQAQWPIAQLVLWAGVFPDDMELASMGQALAHARLTYVYGLQDSFVAEDKVQTQLARVQVAGLHPEIITFEGKHELNKEVLFRLKQRSLS; encoded by the coding sequence TTGGCTGCCCTCCACAGAACCATACAGGTACCTCGTACCGCTCACCTCTACCAGGCAGGCCTTCTTTCTACAGATACCAAACACCTTTGGATAGTCCTGCACGGGTACGGCCAATTAGCCCGGTACTTCGTCCGGCATTTTGAGGGAATGGCAGATGAGCAGACGGCCATCCTGGCTCCGGAAGGACTCTCCCGTTTTTATCTGGAAGGTTTCTCTGGCCGGGTTGGTGCTACCTGGATGACCAAAGAGGAACGGCTCCACGAAATATCTGATTACATTTCGTACCTGAACCTGGTACGAGAGACAGCTCTGCAGGAAGCACCAAATGCCACTCTTCACGTGTTAGGCTTCTCTCAGGGAGGAGCTACGGCTTGCCGATGGCTAGTTCAGGCACAGTGGCCAATTGCTCAGTTGGTGCTTTGGGCCGGTGTATTCCCTGATGATATGGAATTGGCTTCTATGGGACAGGCCCTGGCTCATGCCAGACTTACATATGTTTATGGCCTGCAAGACTCCTTTGTAGCGGAAGATAAAGTACAGACGCAGCTCGCCCGGGTTCAGGTAGCAGGCCTACACCCAGAGATCATTACATTTGAGGGAAAGCATGAACTCAACAAGGAAGTTCTATTCCGATTAAAACAAAGAAGCCTTTCTTAG
- a CDS encoding VOC family protein, translating to MPNSVAVGETKSWQMEFTKIKETCLYVQDLTRTTTFYTDVLGLPVIGQVANRHVFFRVGSSVLLCFNAQKTRESKDLPPHFGEGQLHLAFECTAEEYEAWKDKLRQADVSIEHEQTWPHERKSCYFRDPDQHLLEIVVPGIWER from the coding sequence GTGCCTAATTCCGTTGCAGTAGGGGAAACCAAGAGCTGGCAAATGGAATTCACCAAGATAAAGGAAACGTGTCTTTATGTACAGGACCTTACCCGTACCACCACATTTTATACTGACGTATTAGGGCTGCCGGTCATAGGCCAGGTAGCTAACCGGCATGTATTTTTCAGGGTAGGTAGTTCGGTGCTGTTGTGTTTCAATGCCCAGAAAACGAGGGAGAGCAAGGATCTTCCGCCACACTTCGGGGAAGGGCAACTGCATTTGGCTTTTGAATGTACTGCCGAAGAGTACGAGGCGTGGAAAGATAAATTGCGCCAAGCCGATGTATCCATTGAGCACGAGCAGACCTGGCCCCATGAACGCAAGTCCTGTTATTTCAGAGACCCAGATCAGCACCTGCTGGAGATTGTGGTGCCCGGTATTTGGGAGAGGTAG